In the genome of Triticum urartu cultivar G1812 unplaced genomic scaffold, Tu2.1 TuUngrouped_contig_5715, whole genome shotgun sequence, the window TTGCGAGAAAAAACTTTTGTATATTTTTACCTGATTTTTTTTGGATATTTTCTCTCGATTTGTGCATGTCATCTTTGCGCGAGGCCCACCGCTCATCTACCAACAGTGCTGTCAAAATTAGACTTACTGCTAGTAGGAGTAATAGTTAGGCCCTatttggttcataagtcctaaAACTTTTTCTAGTCtcaactaaaaagtccctagtccctaaaAAGCCACTCTCTGTTTGTTTCCGGAGACTAAGGGGCTGTTTGCTTCCTAGCCACACTTTGTCACACCTAaccttaggcaagtttgaccaagttaGGTAAGTGTTTGGTTCTAGCCACACTTAAGGCAAGGAATTTTTTAtgagcagtgaaccccacatgtcatagacacaaaaggtgtagcaagattcccttaggcaagccaaagtgtggctAACAATTTGAACAACTCAAGTAAGGCAAGTGTGGCAAGTGTGGCCAAAATCATGGGGCAACATATGGCAaagatagtcacaatccaaacagcccctaaAAAGTCCCTGGTCCCTCCCTAGAGGTTATCAAatgaccatgttacccctagtatatagaaaaataacaacCAAACAGGACCATGTGGTGGTGAGCCAATGAGTGCATGGAGGagcattgttggaaaagtcctAGAAAAGACTCTCCTTaagagtcttcttcatttaggccctgtttggttcatgagtcctaggactttttttagtcccaacttataagtctcaagtccctaaaaagtccctaccTATTTGGCTCTTGGGACTTATAAGTCTCTATAAGACCATATTACAActataagtccctataagtccctccttaagagtcttatttcataagtcccaaatgcccactttaagtccctataagtccctcctgtttagtttagatgggacttatagggacttttttaagtccctaaaccaataagtccctggaaacaaacaccctcttAGTCCCAAAAAACAACTTTTAGTCTCTAgtagtccctcctgtttggttaaaaagtctttaagagggactttttctagtctcTACATCAAAAAAAATTCCGGGAAACAAACACCCCCTTAATGCCATATATACCTTTTCAACAATATAAAAAAGCTCCTCCAATTcatattacttgtcgctcaaatgaGCGTATATAGGTAGAACTAAAAGAGATGGTACTGTTTTTGCTTATTGTAATCCCAGATATTTTATCAGAAATTTGCCTGTCTCACGGTTATATCACGTACCGTCGGCACCGGCACAAATGCAAAAGCAAGAGCCTTCCCGCGGAAAAAGAGAGCAGGATCGCGGTGCACTGCAGGTCTGTAACGCATATGCATGGTCAGAGCAGCCAATGGAGCATCACATGCCGAGTACAGACAGCAGGAGCAGGCCCGTCCTCTCCACAGTAACGCTTCCATAACTGCTCACCCCCCACCACCGTCCACCGCCACCTCTCCCCCGCCTCGTGCCCCCAGCTGCCCTTCCTGCCCTACATATACCCAGGAGATCCAACCAAAAAGATCTCAAAGTCCACAATTCACACCGCTCCTACCCAGCCACGCACGCGCGGAGAAGAGAAGCAGCAAGCGCCATGGCCAAGATCTCCTTCCTCCTCGTGGCGCTCCTCGTCCTCGCCGTCGCGTTCCCCGTGGTAATCACCCATGCCATGTCGCCTCTCTCCTTCATCCTTCAGCCATGCATTTATGTTTCCTAAACTCACCGGTGATCTTCTCCTTTGGGTCGTGCCGTGCAGGAGGTGATGGgaggtgggggcggcggcggcggtggcggtggcggcggcaacCTCAAGCCATGGGGTAAACCCACTTGCGATTGCAGTATTGCTAGCACATTTTGCCGCCTTTCGTCTAGCTTGGCCCTTTGTTTTTTGGGTAAAAGAAACTGATGTTTTGGGGGCGTTTGTGTGTGCAGAGTGCTCGTCCAAGTGCTCGTCGCGGTGCTCGGGGACGCAGTACAAGAAGGCGTGCCTGACCTACTGCAACAAGTGCTGCGCCACCTGCCTCTGCGTGCCGCCGGGCACCTACGGCAACAAGGGCGCCTGCCCCTGCTACAACAACTGGAAGACCAAGGAGGGAGGCCCCAAGTGCCCCTAGATTCTtggttttcttcttcttcttcttcttcttcttcttcttcttcttcttcttcttcttcttcttctggggTGCCAGCTTGCGGTTGATGGCTATTCACTGCTCTCCCATGAAGATGTTACTAGATCTGAATTACGTATGTGATAGGCATTTAGTGGCATGTGAATTGCCCTCCCAGTTTCCTGTGTTTCTATCAGTAAGATGTGGAAAAATGGAGGCGCTCCCACATGATTTTAGTGGGACCTATCGAGCTTTATTGTTCCTTGTGCGCCTGTGCACCGTGCTTTCTTCTTGTCTCAAAAGTCAGATGAAGCATGCAGCGCCCGTACCATTCGGCATGAATGGTGAGATATCCACAATGAACAAAAGCATGCAATGCCCTTTCGTTTTTCTTTCGTTTTCACTTTTCAGATGTGCAATGAGCATGTTTTGTGTTATTGATATTGAGGCCATCCAAATCGATCGTGCAGACACTAAAACGACCACTTACCGCAGTTTTCAATTAGAGTCAAACCACCATGTTCACTTTTTACTGGCATGTGTCCATAATTTTTTTCAATTTTAGCCAAGCAGCAAATTCTCTTTTATCTCAAATAGCGTGTGGGATTATAGCCAAGCAGCATATTCTCGTTTATATCAAATAGCGCGTGAGACGCACAACAGTTCGCGTCTGTGTATTCCAAAAAACGACCTGTGTTTATAAGGCGTGAGTAAAATTCAAAAAAGGCGCGAGTAAATTCTAGAAAAACGATGAGTTGAAGGATTGAACTCACGAACTAAAAAACTCGACCACAACTCCTAGCCACTCGAACAAATGGGTCCTGCTAACCAATGGCGAGTGCGAATGTTTAAGAACATACTATTGCTTGCACTTTCTGAAAAATAATTATTATTATGAATTGCTGAATGTTTTTGGATACATGAATTTTTTAAATCCTGGCCATTTTTCAAAAATGCATACAGGAAATTTCGttcatttttaaaaaaaatttgaTACAAGATTTTTTGAATACACGCatttttttgaaaacatgaaacttttataaaaatatgaacattttatgaatttgagaacaattttttaaaatggGAACATGTTTTGAGCATTCAGAACAATTTAAGAAACTGTATTTTTTTGACATGAACACTATTTTGAATTTGTGAACGTTTCACTAAAAAAGAATATTTTTTGAATTAGTAACATTTCTTGAAATGCAATTTTATTTGAAAATCTCAAATAATTTTGGAAAACACAAGCATTTTTTGAAAAATGGAATACTTTTAAAATTTTGAACAGTAATGAGAACAAAAATTTAAAGTTCCAAACATTTTCCAAAATAGGACCAAAAATTAAAATTATggatttttttgaaaattttgaatttaagaaaaaggaaaaaaataaaaattattttGAAGAGAATAAAGAAATAAGAAACAcgaaagaa includes:
- the LOC125529596 gene encoding gibberellin-regulated protein 5-like, which translates into the protein MAKISFLLVALLVLAVAFPVEVMGGGGGGGGGGGGGNLKPWECSSKCSSRCSGTQYKKACLTYCNKCCATCLCVPPGTYGNKGACPCYNNWKTKEGGPKCP